In Primulina huaijiensis isolate GDHJ02 chromosome 6, ASM1229523v2, whole genome shotgun sequence, a single window of DNA contains:
- the LOC140978688 gene encoding protopine O-dealkylase-like has translation MGFSVQEMVKEPISEIPTRFLVDQEPCNVPDSSDSGGSSSVIPVVDLSSLLCAETKNFELERFHSTCKEWGIFQLVNHGVDCSMVEKLKHEIQEFYKLPVEERLSYKVRDGDFEGYGNTIILSEGHKVDWADRLYITTNPINRRKSHLFPQLPSPLRETIESYISELQKLSMAIFGLIAEALKIEYTEVENMFENGMQAMRMTYYPPCPEPNKVIGLTPHSDASGVTILLQVNGVEGFQVKKDGVWLPVRFLPNAFVVNLGDVSEILSNGLYKSIEHRAIVNSEKERISFAMFFNPKFEAEVGPSPSVVRVDQPPLYRRMIMEQYVKDFFSQRLNGKTFLQYMKARRN, from the exons ATGGGTTTCAGTGTTCAAGAAATGGTTAAAGAGCCCATTTCGGAGATCCCCACGCGTTTCCTCGTCGACCAAGAACCTTGTAACGTTCCAGATTCGTCGGACAGCGGGGGTTCTTCCTCGGTAATCCCTGTAGTCGATTTGAGCAGCCTGCTTTGTGCAGAGACCAAGAATTTCGAACTCGAGAGGTTCCACTCGACCTGCAAAGAATGGGGAATCTTCCAG TTGGTGAACCATGGTGTGGACTGTTCAATGGTGGAGAAGCTAAAGCACGAGATTCAAGAGTTTTATAAACTTCCGGTGGAGGAAAGGTTGAGCTATAAGGTAAGAGACGGGGATTTTGAGGGGTATGGGAACACTATCATTTTATCTGAGGGACACAAGGTTGATTGGGCAGACAGATTATACATCACCACCAACCCCATTAATAGAAGGAAATCTCATCTCTTTCCTCAGCTTCCTTCACCCCTCAG GGAGACCATAGAGAGTTACATATCAGAGTTACAAAAACTTTCCATGGCCATATTTGGATTGATAGCAGAAGCCCTGAAAATTGAGTACACAGAAGTGGAGAACATGTTTGAAAATGGAATGCAAGCAATGAGAATGACTTACTATCCACCATGTCCGGAGCCTAACAAGGTCATCGGGCTGACGCCACACTCGGACGCCAGCGGAGTCACTATTCTCCTTCAAGTCAATGGTGTGGAGGGATTCCAAGTTAAAAAGGATGGAGTTTGGTTGCCTGTCCGGTTCCTTCCAAATGCCTTTGTTGTTAATTTAGGAGACGTATCCGAG ATATTAAGCAATGGTTTATACAAGAGCATCGAGCATAGAGCAATAGTGAACTCGGAAAAAGAGAGGATCTCGTTTGCCATGTTCTTCAACCCAAAATTCGAAGCAGAAGTAGGGCCGTCGCCTTCCGTAGTACGAGTTGATCAACCCCCGTTGTATAGGCGCATGATCATGGAGCAATACGTTAAAGATTTCTTCTCACAGAGGCTCAATGGAAAAACATTCCTCCAATACATGAAAGCACGGAGGAATTAA